One genomic window of Daphnia pulex isolate KAP4 chromosome 10, ASM2113471v1 includes the following:
- the LOC124205990 gene encoding tRNA pseudouridine synthase Pus10-like isoform X2, translated as MAPAIEIHSEKLNLKITEYIQELGSCWRCAIRFTRERKPEAYQQKNLEPEEKVQKTSPCVICLGLVQDQFIKECITDEISQRVIESDYDSPTFSCMVSLPVAIMLREQAVWFLVTEKFPELLSTNFKIDHVTSLKDVWKFVFSEALELKLKKKLEYSSSSFQIQVNVLYQDEISECGALVDMCPEKFKHRYKQTRVYREGIFTRNAAHSVLSGISSLNFKKHYTFKVPNVGTHYGVVQCSHTSIHIAGRYQKFSRKLCQTPWLIEGEKHMDTSIQELICKHLEPFFKTESVKFSSSGREDVDVRTLGLGRPFAIELLDPHRTLFTQDEITQVQIIINKSTDAIQIRDLQLVTKEQLSVLKEGEEEKTKIYRALCVTLDGSTLTAEDLDRINGTTELVLMQKTPLRVLHRRPLAVRPRTVHQINATLLDDYPGHFIMRLKTQAGTYIKEFVHGDFNRTVPNLCILLGRPVDIVALDVDAVELDWPPALFN; from the exons ATGGCACCCGCTATTGAAATTCATagtgaaaaattgaatttgaaaattacagAATATATTCAGGAATTGGGATCATGTTGGAGGTGTGCTATCCGATTTACGAGAGAAAGGAAACCAGAGGCCTATCAACAGAAAAACCTT GAACCTGAAGAAAAAGTACAGAAAACTAGTCCATGCGTTATTTGCTTGGGGTTGGTACAGGATCAGTTCATTAAAGAATGTATTACTGATGAG ATTTCCCAACGTGTTATTGAATCTGATTATGATTCCCCTACATTTTCATGTATGGTTTCATTGCCAGTGGCTATTATGCTCAGGGAACAAGCTGTGTGGTTTCTGGTAACTGAGAAGTTTCCAGAACTACTTTCAACTAACTTTAAAATTGATCATGTCACATCTCTCAAAGATGTATGGAAGTTTGTGTTCTCCGAGGCATTGGAACttaaactaaagaaaaaattggaatacaGCAGCTCATCATTCCAAATCCAAGTCAATGTACTTTACCAAGATGAAATATCTGAATGTGGTGCCTT AGTAGACATGTGccctgaaaaattcaaacatagATACAAGCAGACTAGAGTCTATCGAGAAGgcattttcacaagaaatgCTGCTCATTCTGTGTTGTCAGGAATAAGctctttaaattttaagaaacacTACACATTTAAAGTACCAAATGTTGGCACCCACTATGGTGTGGTACAATGCTCACACACTTCCATTCACATTgctg GTCGGTATCAAAAATTCTCCAGAAAACTCTGCCAAACACCTTGGCTTATTGAAGGTGAAAAACACATGGACACCTCCATCCAGGAATTGATCTGCAAACACCTtgagccattttttaaaactgaaa GTGTCAAATTTTCATCATCTGGGCGCGAGGATGTGGATGTAAGAACTCTTGGGCTTGGTAGACCATTTGCCATAGAGCTTCTGGACCCACATAGAACTCTCTTCACACAAGATGAGATTACCCAAGTGCAGATTATTATCAATAAAAGTACCGATGCCATACAAATTCGCGACCTGCAATTAGTCACAAAAGAACAATTATCTGTACTAAAAGagggtgaagaagaaaaaacaaaaatctatcGAGCTTTATGTGTAACGCTTGATGGCTCGACACTAACAGCCGAAGATTTAGATCGTATCAATGGCACTACTGAACTTGTTTTGATGCAGAAAACTCCCCTGCGTGTGTTACATAG GAGACCTCTGGCTGTGAGACCACGAACTGTCCATCAGATAAATGCTACTTTACTCGACGACTATCCAGGGCATTTCATCATGCGTCTCAAAACACAGGCTGGAACTTACATAAAAGAATTCGTTCATGGCGACTTCAATCGGACAGTGCCCAACTTATGTATACTATTAGGTCGACCTGTGGATATTGTTGCATTAGATGTTGACGCTGTTGAACTAGATTGGCCTCCGGCTCTTTTCAATTGA
- the LOC124205991 gene encoding histone chaperone asf1-like → MAKVHVQNVVVLDNPSNFSNPFQFEITFECLEDLQEDLEWKIIYVGSAESETYDQVLDTVYVGPVPEGRHMFVFQAEPPQPSKIPVADAVGVTVVLLTCSYRSQEFIRVGYYVNNEYGDAELKENPPAIPQFDKLMRNILATNPRVTRFKVDWDDTNKSGTSKGEQIVESDGHQKMDASIMESMDVM, encoded by the exons ATGGCAAAGGTTCATGTTCAGAATGTTGTAGTTCTTGACAACCCCTCCAATTTCTCCAATCCCTTCCAGTTTGAAATCACCTTCGAATGTTTGGAAGATCTTCAGGAA GATTTGGAGTGGAAAATTATATATGTTGGTTCAG ctgAAAGTGAAACTTATGACCAAGTTCTTGATACTGTTTATGTTGGTCCTGTGCCTGAAGGAAGACACATGTTTGTATTTCAAGCTGAGCCTCCACAACCCTCTAAAATTCCGGTTGCAGATGCTGTGGGCGTAACAGTTGTCCTGCTTACCTGTTCCTATCGCAGCCAAGAATTTATTCGTGTTGG GTATTACGTAAATAATGAATATGGCGATGCTGAACTGAAAGAGAATCCTCCCGCAATTCCGCAGTTTGACAAACTAATGCGAAATATCCTAGCCACCAATCCTCGTGTCACACGATTCAAAGTGGATTGGGACGATACGAATAAGAGCGGCACCTCGAAAGGTGAACAAATTGTGGAAAGTGATGGTCATCAGAAAATGGATGCCTCCATAATGGAATCCATGGACGTGATGTAA
- the LOC124205990 gene encoding tRNA pseudouridine synthase Pus10-like isoform X1 codes for MAPAIEIHSEKLNLKITEYIQELGSCWRCAIRFTRERKPEAYQQKNLDLKQEPEEKVQKTSPCVICLGLVQDQFIKECITDEISQRVIESDYDSPTFSCMVSLPVAIMLREQAVWFLVTEKFPELLSTNFKIDHVTSLKDVWKFVFSEALELKLKKKLEYSSSSFQIQVNVLYQDEISECGALVDMCPEKFKHRYKQTRVYREGIFTRNAAHSVLSGISSLNFKKHYTFKVPNVGTHYGVVQCSHTSIHIAGRYQKFSRKLCQTPWLIEGEKHMDTSIQELICKHLEPFFKTESVKFSSSGREDVDVRTLGLGRPFAIELLDPHRTLFTQDEITQVQIIINKSTDAIQIRDLQLVTKEQLSVLKEGEEEKTKIYRALCVTLDGSTLTAEDLDRINGTTELVLMQKTPLRVLHRRPLAVRPRTVHQINATLLDDYPGHFIMRLKTQAGTYIKEFVHGDFNRTVPNLCILLGRPVDIVALDVDAVELDWPPALFN; via the exons ATGGCACCCGCTATTGAAATTCATagtgaaaaattgaatttgaaaattacagAATATATTCAGGAATTGGGATCATGTTGGAGGTGTGCTATCCGATTTACGAGAGAAAGGAAACCAGAGGCCTATCAACAGAAAAACCTT GATTTGAAACAGGAACCTGAAGAAAAAGTACAGAAAACTAGTCCATGCGTTATTTGCTTGGGGTTGGTACAGGATCAGTTCATTAAAGAATGTATTACTGATGAG ATTTCCCAACGTGTTATTGAATCTGATTATGATTCCCCTACATTTTCATGTATGGTTTCATTGCCAGTGGCTATTATGCTCAGGGAACAAGCTGTGTGGTTTCTGGTAACTGAGAAGTTTCCAGAACTACTTTCAACTAACTTTAAAATTGATCATGTCACATCTCTCAAAGATGTATGGAAGTTTGTGTTCTCCGAGGCATTGGAACttaaactaaagaaaaaattggaatacaGCAGCTCATCATTCCAAATCCAAGTCAATGTACTTTACCAAGATGAAATATCTGAATGTGGTGCCTT AGTAGACATGTGccctgaaaaattcaaacatagATACAAGCAGACTAGAGTCTATCGAGAAGgcattttcacaagaaatgCTGCTCATTCTGTGTTGTCAGGAATAAGctctttaaattttaagaaacacTACACATTTAAAGTACCAAATGTTGGCACCCACTATGGTGTGGTACAATGCTCACACACTTCCATTCACATTgctg GTCGGTATCAAAAATTCTCCAGAAAACTCTGCCAAACACCTTGGCTTATTGAAGGTGAAAAACACATGGACACCTCCATCCAGGAATTGATCTGCAAACACCTtgagccattttttaaaactgaaa GTGTCAAATTTTCATCATCTGGGCGCGAGGATGTGGATGTAAGAACTCTTGGGCTTGGTAGACCATTTGCCATAGAGCTTCTGGACCCACATAGAACTCTCTTCACACAAGATGAGATTACCCAAGTGCAGATTATTATCAATAAAAGTACCGATGCCATACAAATTCGCGACCTGCAATTAGTCACAAAAGAACAATTATCTGTACTAAAAGagggtgaagaagaaaaaacaaaaatctatcGAGCTTTATGTGTAACGCTTGATGGCTCGACACTAACAGCCGAAGATTTAGATCGTATCAATGGCACTACTGAACTTGTTTTGATGCAGAAAACTCCCCTGCGTGTGTTACATAG GAGACCTCTGGCTGTGAGACCACGAACTGTCCATCAGATAAATGCTACTTTACTCGACGACTATCCAGGGCATTTCATCATGCGTCTCAAAACACAGGCTGGAACTTACATAAAAGAATTCGTTCATGGCGACTTCAATCGGACAGTGCCCAACTTATGTATACTATTAGGTCGACCTGTGGATATTGTTGCATTAGATGTTGACGCTGTTGAACTAGATTGGCCTCCGGCTCTTTTCAATTGA
- the LOC124206317 gene encoding inositol 1,4,5-trisphosphate receptor-like produces MDLVLELKNNASKLLLAVMESRGESENAERILYNMNPRQLVDVACKAYHQKLVGGEEAASPKEVGQNIYILCHQLAQHNKELAALMKPPPVDGVSGDAALQCYADHTAQIEIVRHDRTMEQIVFPIPEMCEYLTNDTKVRVFHTAERDDQGSKVAAFFKGVDDMFDEMKWQKKLRGQPFLFWVSSHMSIWSQILFNLAVIINLIVAFFYPFDTDGPAPDPGTHLSGLIWAVMLLSAAVAITLPKPSGIRTLVMTVILRLICSAGPQPTLMLLGTAAVVLKGVHLLSIMGNAGTFQRSVRQICTDTEIVYHVVYLIFCFLGLSTHPFFFSVLLFDVVYRNTNSVSLNCSYFSVFVNWNESIHMIKLVLLS; encoded by the exons ATGGATCTTGTTTtagagttgaaaaacaacgcctccaagttgttgctggccgtcaTGGAGAGTCGTGGCGAAAGCGAGAACGCGGAAAGGATCCTGTACAACATGAATCCTCGCCAATTGGTGGACGTTGCCTGCAAAGCCTATCACCAAAAGTTGGTCGGTGGAGAAGAGGCGGCCAGTCCCAAAGAAGTCGGCCagaacatttacattttgtgcCACCAATTGGCGCAGCACAACAAAGAATTGGCCGCCCTGATGAAACCGCCGCCAGTGGACGGAGTTAGCGGTGATGCGGCCCTGCAGTGCTACGCCGATCACACGGCGCAAATCGAAATTGTCCGTCACGACCGGACGATGGAGCAGATTGTCTTCCCCATTCCGGAAATGTGCGAGTATTTGACCAACGACACGAAAGTGCGCGTCTTCCACACGGCGGAGCGCGACGACCAGGGATCGAAAGTGGCCGCCTTCTTCAAAGGAGTCGACGACATGTTTGACGAGATGAAATGGCAGAAGAAATTGCGCGGACAGCCGTTCCTCTTTTGGGTCAGCTCGCACATGTCCATCTGGAGTCAAATCCTCTTCAATTTGGCCGTCATTATCAACTTGATTGTCGCCTTCTTTTACCCGTTTGACACTGACGGACCGGCTCCTGATCCTGGCACTCACCTCTCAG GTCTCATCTGGGCCGTCATGCTCCTATCCGCCGCTGTGGCCATCACGTTACCCAAACCGTCGGGTATCAGGACTCTCGTCATGACAGTCATCCTCCGGCTTATTTGCTCAGCCGGCCCTCAACCCACACTGATGCTCCTTGGCACCGCCGCGGTAGTGTTGAAGGGCGTCCATCTGCTGAGCATCATGGGCAACGCCGGGACATTCCAGCGGAGCGTCAGACAAATCTGCACGGACACGGAGATTGTCTACCACGTCGTTTACCTCATCTTTTGCTTCCTCGGACTCAGCACCCAtccgttcttcttctccgtccttTTGTTTGACGTCGTCTACCGCAACACAAACTCAGTTTCTCTCAATTGTTCTTATTTCAGCGTTTTTGTGAACTGGAATGAGAGTATTCATATGATAAAACTAGTCTTATTGTCTTAA
- the LOC124203488 gene encoding NADH-cytochrome b5 reductase-like: MDRLVNLPPEPLKPEESQCCGQGCQFCVFDTYKQELLIWQRKCKELETCQLEKNTKMNPETYVDCVIESVEPVCPSVFLFHFKLPENHCMEFSASQHLIARESTSNSTISRPYTLISSPGLVKKFTVLIKLYDNGMMSNIIKRKWLTGKVVSWSGPIGQCDCKPNSYRNVLMIAAGTGITPLYQITKLIIDNPDDETRVFLLYGCRTYSEIIFQREFHQLQDYWNFKACYFLSDDENQDAETLKRHNEEIIYHTLDEETLKEMSVIKQSDSFCVDLKHLRKK, translated from the coding sequence ATGGATCGCCTTGTGAACCTGCCACCTGAACCGCTCAAACCGGAGGAATCCCAGTGCTGCGGCCAAGGATGTCAGTTTTGCGTCTTTGACACTTACAAGCAAGAATTGTTGATTTGGCAAAGAAAGTGTAAGGAACTCGAAACTTGCCAATTGgagaaaaatactaaaatgaATCCAGAAACTTATGTAGACTGTGTTATTGAAAGTGTCGAACCAGTGTGCCCTagtgtttttttgttccacTTCAAGCTTCCGGAGAACCACTGTATGGAGTTTAGTGCGAGCCAGCATTTGATAGCCCGCGAAAGTACGAGCAACTCAACCATTTCCAGGCCATACACTCTGATCAGTTCACCCGGACTAGTGAAAAAATTTACTGTCTTGATAAAACTTTATGACAACGGAATGATGTCCAAcattatcaaaagaaaatggctgACAGGAAAGGTAGTTTCTTGGAGCGGACCAATTGGTCAATGTGACTGTAAGCCAAATAGTTATCGTAACGTACTGATGATTGCGGCTGGAACCGGAATTACCCCACTGTACCAAATAACAAAGCTGATTATTGATAACCCGGATGACGAAACGcgcgtttttcttctttatggTTGCAGAACGTACTCAGAAATAATTTTCCAACGTGAATTTCATCAACTGCAAGATTATTGGAATTTCAAGGCCTGTTATTTCCTCAGTGATGATGAGAATCAAGATGCTGAAACCCTTAAAAGACATAACGAAGAAATTATTTATCACACGTTAGACGAGGAAACCTTGAAGGAGATGAGTGTTATCAAGCAAAGTGACAGTTTCTGTGTGGATCTAAagcatttgagaaaaaaataa